In Ascaphus truei isolate aAscTru1 chromosome 21, aAscTru1.hap1, whole genome shotgun sequence, one DNA window encodes the following:
- the LOC142472028 gene encoding torsin-1A-like: protein MRSVSRKSPAVFPCSAPPMAPAVLEVTPKPRAGKFLRLVILALLSGPVVSLEPFSVGIAIATASALTGMLSYPRFYCGRLVECCEEERPLNGTALRHALDQNLFGQHLAKEVIFRALTRFMSNENPKKPLTLSLHGWTGTGKNFVSKIIVERVYDMGMSSKFVHLFVSTVHFPHDSLVHLYKDQLQSWIRGNVTQCARSIFIFDEMDKMHPGLINAIKPFLDYYDRLDGVSYRKAIFIFLSNAGGDLITGVVLDFWRRGNSREDLQLKDVDSVLSLGVYNNKNSGFWHCDLIDKNLVDFFVPFLPLEFRHVKMCVAAELRHRGFMADDELVEKVSKEMTYYPKEEMLFSDKGCKTVSSKLDLVL, encoded by the exons ATGCGCAGTGTATCGCGGAAGTCACCGGCTGTGTTCCCGTGCTCCGCTCCCCCCATGGCTCCCGCGGTACTGGAGGTGACACCGAAGCCCCGGGCGGGGAAGTTTCTCCGGCTCGTGATCCTGGCTCTGCTCTCCGGTCCGGTCGTATCATTGGAGCCCTTCAGTGTAGGGATCGCTATCGCCACCGCCTCGGCGCTCACCGGCATGCTGTCCTACCCGCGCTTCTACTGCGGCCGCCTGGTGGAGTGCTGCGAGGAGGAGAGGCCGCTCAACGGGACCG CCCTGCGGCACGCTCTGGATCAGAATCTTTTTGGGCAGCACCTGGCCAAAGAAGTCATCTTTCGGGCACTGACCAGATTCATGAGCAATGAAAATCCCAAGAAGCCGCTGACCCTGTCCCTGCATGGCTGGACCGGCACCGGAAAGAACTTTGTCAGCAAAATTATTGTGGAGCGCGTGTACGACATGGGCATGAGTAGCAAATTCGTCCATCTCTTTGTGTCCACTGTCCATTTCCCACACGACAGCCTGGTCCACTTATACAAG GACCAGCTGCAGTCATGGATTCGAGGGAACGTCACGCAGTGCGCACGCTCCATATTTATCTTTGATGAAATGGACAAGATGCACCCCGGACTTATCAATGCGATCAAGCCGTTTCTGGATTATTACGACCGTCTAGACGGCGTATCCTATCGCAAAGCCATCTTCATCTTCCTCAG CAATGCTGGGGGGGATCTCATTACCGGCGTAGTGCTGGATTTCTGGAGAAGAGGGAATAGTAGAGAAGATTTGCAGCTAAAGGATGTGGACAGTGTGCTTTCTTTGGGGGTGTACAACAACAAGAACA GTGGCTTTTGGCACTGCGACCTCATAGACAAGAACCTGGTTGATTTCTTTGTGCCGTTCCTGCCGCTGGAGTTCAGGCACGTGAAGATGTGCGTGGCGGCGGAGCTCAGACACCGCGGGTTCATGGCAGACGATGAGCTGGTGGAGAAAGTGTCCAAAGAGATGACGTACTACCCCAAAGAGGAAATGCTGTTTTCTGATAAAGGCTGCAAGACGGTGTCCTCTAAACTTGACCTTGTCCTCTAA